One Candidatus Symbiobacter mobilis CR genomic window, CAGGGTTGGCAGTTCGGGCTGTTCGGGCACGCGGGTTGCGGTGGTTGTCGCACCGGCTCCGGGCAGGGTTTTCCTCTCCGGCGGAGGACTACGTGGAGGAAGAACTCGATCTCCATGCGTACCTCGTTCACAACCCGCCGGCCACCTTCGTTTTTTCGGTGCGCGGGGATTCGATGCGCGGGGCGGGGATTGAGGAGGGGGACAAAGTTGTCGTGGATCGGTCTCTCTCTCCCCGGCACGACGACATCATCGTCGCGGTGGTCGATGGCGAGTACACGATCAAACGCCTGTACTGGCGTTCGGACAAGATCGA contains:
- a CDS encoding LexA family protein, whose translation is MAVRAVRARGLRWLSHRLRAGFSSPAEDYVEEELDLHAYLVHNPPATFVFSVRGDSMRGAGIEEGDKVVVDRSLSPRHDDIIVAVVDGEYTIKRLYWRSDKIELRPENPAYPPIALRDGAELRVWGVVVGVVRRYHR